The Pirellulales bacterium sequence CAAAATTAGAATATACAATTGCCCCAATCGACCGGCCAAAGTTCGAACGCGCCGCTCAGAAGCTGCCTGCGAATGGCCTGGCCTTTGCTCGCTGGCTGCTCGCCCTATCAGGAAACGAAGACGACTTCGCGAAACTGGTAAACTTGCTGGATGCGAGAGAACCATTTGTCCGTGGCATTGCGGCTTATTCATTACGGCACTTGCGAGATCGATTGTCACACAAAATTATCGACCAAATTGCTACGATCGCGCAGCGAGAACAAGAAGGCCCCAGTCGATGTTATTTGATTAGCGCGGCTTACGTTACCGGGGCAGACTCGCGACAGATTAGCCACTTTATAGAATTGCTCCTGCATTACCTCACAGCAGGAAGTAAGGATCAGAAGTACGAAGCGGCTTCCGCGTTAGCCATTCGCGGCACCGACCGCGTCTTGCCATTTCTTTCCACTGTGTTGGATGATAGCGAGCCTGACGTGCGGGTGGCCGCAGCAAACGCCATCTTACACGTTGGTCACCGTTCGAACATCGAGAAACAGCGACAGGGTTGGATCGAGCGACCTGCCGAGCATTTTCAGTCTGGCGTCAAGATCGTACGACAGCGTTAAGCCAAGGTTGCGAGCGCAGGTAATGGTACTCGTTCCACATGATTGGCTTCTCTAAGTGGTGGTTAAAAAACAACTTAGCACTGTTGTATTTGATGACGCGAACGTCAAATTGCATTGCGACGCCATTCCACTACTTCGGATTACAGCCGTAATACTTAAGAAAAATTAACGAAAACGTGGCGTTGTTTTCTTCGCTGAGTTATACTGCACCTCGAACCGAAATATGGGGGGGAATCCAAATCGCTCCTCACGGTGATCCTTCTTCAGCAACGCTTTGAAGATTCCTTCTACTGGCTCACAAATTTCCTTACCACCAAGGAGACGCAACCATGATCCGATCGAATCGAATTCTGTTCATTGCATTTGCGACCATCGCACTTTGCTTGTCGGCGGCGACAACTACTTTCGCCGACCCGCTCCCCGGCCGAGACATTCTGAAGTTTGAGCAATTGCCGCTCGATAACGTGACATATCCAGTCGCCGATCCAGCGACCGGACAGACGGTCGATATGACCTATTGGGGGCACAACGAACTGAGTACTGCCTACGGGCGCCCCAATCCAAGCGGTGGCCTGCCAGTCTACGTCGGCACATTCATGGCCGACGATTTCGCCGACAAATTCAGTTCGCCAATCGTGCATGTGAAGTGGTGGGGCAGCTATCCGACCTACAATCCTGATTTTCCAGTCAATAGGTTCTTGATTTCGTTTGAAACGGATGTCCCCGCGCAGCCTGGCTCGTTTAGCCATCCCGGACAGCCGTTGTTGAATCAAATCGTCGAGCGAGGCCCATTATCCATTGGATCGGGAACCTTCACCGAAACGCCGTTTAGCCCCGGCGGGCCGCCTCTGAATGAGCAAGTGTTTCAATACAATGCCGAACTGGCTCTGAATTTGCCGTTTCCGCAACAACCCGACACCGTTTATTGGCTCAAAATCGTGGCCTTGGTCGATGATCCTACCGGCGTCGTAACCGATCCAATTCATCCGCCAACGAACATTACCCAATGGGGTTGGCACGATCGCGACTATACAAAGACCAATGGATTGGCATCGACGCCTCCCCTGGTGAACCCTGGCGAATATCTCGACTTTTTTGTACCAAACACGCCGGGCGTCCGTGGGTATCATTTTCAGGACGACGCAGTGACAGGCACGGTTTCCGTTGATTTTAATCCGGTTACCCCTGGCGCATTGTTTCCAACAGTAGTCCAGGATCCATTTGCGATGACGCCGACCAATTATCTAGACACCATCGACGGGCCGCCTGGAATTAGCCAATACTCGAAGGACTTGGCATTTGCGCTCTATACCGTGCCTGAGCCAATGGGCTGTTGGATTTTCGCCACAGGAATCGCGATGTTTTGCTGGCGCGCGAAGAGTTGGACAGCGAAAGTATAGCGTGTGAGCGATGTGCCGACAGGAAAGAGTCGAATTGGCCTGTCGATGAGATTTACATTCATTGGTTGCAATCGCTCGCTTTCAGCGCACGGGTCTTGTGGCTATCGGCATAAAAATGCCTTCGCTATACTCGGACAGCTTGAGGTTGCAGTACTTCCGAACATCGCCCTCAGCAAGCGATTGGTTCGATCCTGGTTTCCGACCAGCGCGGTTCGGGTTCAGAAATGCGTCTTTCGTGGTGTGCTGAATTGATTGTCGGCTGGTGACACACTGGTTGCCAGCACTTATCATCGGTGATAAGGTAATTGCGCGCTTGGGGGGCCGCGAAACTTTGGGGACGAAACAGGAGGAAGCACGCGATGGCGGTCGCAATCGACGGCGGCATTT is a genomic window containing:
- a CDS encoding HEAT repeat domain-containing protein, giving the protein MKNSSSDRSLRVDSPDALDHRAYIELRRALIEQQKFVKVHVAEALLSLGDGAEVLPVFEEELRLFETHLLHRIGIWRVLARAAPTEAARSRYIGLLCGAYLDERGPDSGAAAESLAKLEYTIAPIDRPKFERAAQKLPANGLAFARWLLALSGNEDDFAKLVNLLDAREPFVRGIAAYSLRHLRDRLSHKIIDQIATIAQREQEGPSRCYLISAAYVTGADSRQISHFIELLLHYLTAGSKDQKYEAASALAIRGTDRVLPFLSTVLDDSEPDVRVAAANAILHVGHRSNIEKQRQGWIERPAEHFQSGVKIVRQR